The genomic window CCCACGGGTCTGGCGGTGGCCCAGCAGGAGGAAAAGTCCCAGCACAAGAACAAGGCCAAGGCCATGAAGATCCTGCGCTCCCGCCTGTACGAGATGGAGCGCCAGAAGCGCGAGGCCGAGCGGTCAGCGGCCCGCAGGGGGCAGGTGGGCACAGGCGACCGGTCCGAGCGCATCCGCACCTACAACTTTCCCCAGGGCCGTGTAACCGATCACCGGATCGAGCTGACCCTGTACAAGATCGACCGTGTGATGATCGGAGAGGCTCTGGACGAAATTGTGGAGGCCCTGGTGACCCATGACCAGGCGGAAAAACTGGCAGAATTAGGGTCATGATCCCTTTTTTCTCCATCATCACAGTCGTGCGTAACGACGTCGCCGGTTTTCAGGCCACGGCGGAAAGTCTGTACAGCCAGACCCGCCGGGACTTTGAGTGGATCGTGGTGGATGGCGCTTCCACGGATAAGACAGTCGACGAGATCGAACAGGTGCGGGGATCTCATTTCTTCCCTGGTTTCTGAGCCTGACAAAGGCGTTTATGACGTCATGAACAAGGGTCTCGCCCTGGTCCAGCAGCTGATGCTGCTTTTGTGCCGGCGTTCCTGGGGTCTGTATGCCCTGCTGCTGGGTTTATCGGACTGCAGGACATTCCCGTCC from Pseudomonadota bacterium includes these protein-coding regions:
- a CDS encoding glycosyltransferase — translated: MIPFFSIITVVRNDVAGFQATAESLYSQTRRDFEWIVVDGASTDKTVDEIEQVRGSHFFPGF